Proteins found in one Lutimonas zeaxanthinifaciens genomic segment:
- a CDS encoding pyruvate kinase, whose translation MRFSKDKLQEILTALNSIIETVYEFEDKYESQLRSVHPNYAQSAKNLVHYLALRSFNINILQQKLEDTGLPVTLESQDNILLSLIGIRAIVYSLLDYRLVAEDEIVMDNQRVRELQEQNSMALFGSINEKRRTAILVTQPTEAAINEDFVKTLLKQGMDCARINCAHDDETVWQQIIDHIRNNAEDCKIMMDLAGPKIRTGKMKPGPKVIHIKPKKNPLGQVVEPAKIWLAPYGVRPPKDEDVDVVIPVNKKWLRKTKKGSYIIFRDSRNKKCTIHIESKEDKGRWASCKDSAFVTSETVLNVFLEKKSRREIHTLHELLPLDEVIFLFEGDFLRLDKNEILGEPAIYDDEGNLLEMAHISCTLPEIFDYVKSDEPIYFNDGKIEGVVREIHTDHLIIEITGAKKKGGKLKADKGINLPNSVLGLRGLTEKDKEDLKFVAKHADAVNFSFVNSKEDVEELLVEIKKLKAELGIILKIETKEAYRNLPGILLKAMENFPVGVMIARGDLAIETGWKNFAIIQEEILQICNAAHIPNVWATQVLENLAKKGIPTRAEITDVAMAQRADCVMLNKGPYIVKAVRMLDKVLRKMQRIQKGNITILPKLEFSENL comes from the coding sequence TTTATGAATTTGAAGACAAGTACGAATCTCAACTCAGAAGTGTCCATCCAAATTACGCTCAAAGTGCAAAAAATCTGGTTCATTATTTAGCGTTACGTTCCTTTAATATCAATATTCTTCAGCAAAAACTGGAGGATACCGGCTTGCCCGTTACCCTTGAGTCTCAGGACAATATTTTATTGAGTTTGATCGGTATCAGGGCTATTGTATACAGTCTTCTTGATTACCGGTTGGTAGCTGAAGATGAAATCGTAATGGATAATCAAAGGGTCCGAGAATTACAGGAGCAAAATTCCATGGCTCTTTTTGGCTCGATAAATGAAAAAAGAAGAACAGCTATTTTGGTTACTCAGCCTACTGAAGCGGCTATCAATGAAGATTTTGTAAAAACACTTTTAAAACAGGGGATGGATTGCGCCAGAATAAATTGTGCGCATGACGACGAAACGGTTTGGCAACAGATCATAGATCATATCAGAAATAATGCGGAAGATTGCAAAATAATGATGGATCTGGCTGGCCCTAAAATCAGAACCGGAAAAATGAAACCGGGCCCAAAGGTGATTCATATTAAACCCAAGAAAAACCCACTTGGCCAGGTTGTGGAACCGGCTAAGATCTGGCTGGCTCCTTATGGCGTTAGGCCCCCAAAAGATGAGGATGTTGATGTTGTTATTCCTGTTAATAAGAAATGGCTGCGAAAAACCAAAAAAGGCTCATATATTATCTTTAGAGATTCACGAAATAAAAAATGTACCATACATATTGAATCCAAAGAGGATAAAGGACGCTGGGCCTCATGCAAGGATTCTGCTTTTGTTACTTCTGAGACCGTATTAAACGTATTCTTAGAAAAAAAATCGAGAAGGGAGATCCATACACTTCATGAGTTGCTGCCTTTAGATGAAGTGATTTTTTTATTTGAAGGAGATTTTCTGCGGTTAGATAAAAATGAAATTCTGGGAGAACCTGCTATTTATGACGATGAAGGTAATTTATTGGAGATGGCTCACATCTCATGCACTTTGCCTGAGATTTTTGATTATGTAAAATCAGATGAACCCATCTATTTTAATGATGGCAAAATAGAAGGGGTCGTGAGGGAAATCCATACTGATCATTTAATAATTGAGATTACCGGGGCAAAAAAGAAAGGAGGCAAATTAAAAGCAGACAAAGGCATTAATTTACCAAATAGTGTCTTGGGATTAAGAGGTTTGACAGAAAAGGATAAAGAGGACCTGAAATTTGTTGCAAAACATGCTGATGCAGTTAATTTTTCCTTTGTTAATTCTAAGGAAGATGTGGAAGAATTACTTGTTGAAATAAAGAAATTGAAGGCAGAGCTCGGCATCATATTGAAAATAGAGACAAAAGAAGCTTACAGAAATTTGCCTGGCATTTTGTTAAAGGCAATGGAGAACTTCCCGGTAGGAGTCATGATAGCAAGGGGAGATCTGGCTATAGAAACGGGTTGGAAAAATTTTGCCATTATTCAAGAGGAAATCTTACAGATCTGTAATGCGGCCCATATACCTAATGTATGGGCAACACAGGTACTTGAAAATTTAGCGAAGAAGGGAATTCCTACAAGAGCTGAAATTACAGATGTGGCCATGGCTCAGCGAGCAGATTGTGTCATGTTGAATAAAGGGCCTTACATTGTGAAAGCTGTAAGGATGCTTGACAAAGTTTTACGAAAGATGCAAAGAATCCAAAAGGGTAACATAACTATATTACCGAAACTTGAGTTTTCTGAGAATCTTTAA
- a CDS encoding VanZ family protein: protein MNLFSSKREKRLWLYALICWIMILSLLFLGQPLLKLFSDQNIQAGIFIVGMILVTLATLIHAFQRNSQKVSLILWLSFLAICSMFLLRLGLEERSHLIEYSILSILIHEALLEKQKKEDSRWTTPLIAIGLTSTLGVIDESLQLLVPHRFFDINDIIFNSFAAIFAVGSRVITDFIRQKIGNPK from the coding sequence ATGAATCTATTTTCTTCAAAAAGAGAAAAACGATTATGGCTGTATGCCCTGATCTGCTGGATCATGATTCTTTCTTTATTATTTCTTGGGCAGCCTCTTCTGAAATTATTCTCCGATCAGAATATCCAGGCCGGAATTTTTATTGTAGGCATGATACTCGTTACCCTTGCGACCCTGATACACGCTTTTCAACGAAATTCCCAAAAAGTTAGCCTTATATTATGGCTCTCATTTCTAGCTATTTGTAGCATGTTTCTGCTGAGGCTGGGACTCGAAGAAAGAAGTCATCTCATCGAGTACAGTATTCTTTCCATTCTAATCCATGAAGCACTTCTTGAAAAACAAAAAAAGGAAGATTCCCGGTGGACGACTCCCCTGATAGCCATCGGCCTGACTTCAACCTTGGGCGTAATTGATGAATCCCTTCAATTACTTGTGCCTCATAGATTCTTCGATATCAACGATATCATTTTTAATTCGTTTGCCGCTATTTTTGCCGTGGGTTCAAGAGTCATTACGGATTTTATAAGACAAAAGATCGGAAACCCTAAATAA
- a CDS encoding metallophosphoesterase family protein: MNHKIAFICDLHLDEKNPEIYGVDPKKNWKQILDDIKQRNINDIIFGGDIGASTAYAWFFKSLEPFNYEIIMGNHDTYQDASNYYRRGIDKSVLFFSKNLAGYKFIFLDTSAKVLSKNQLIWLSEELRTDLKIVIFIHHPVLGVDTPIDSKHPLQNRNEVLKVLAASQKNIDIFSGHYHMNDERIYGKVRQVITLSSVFQVIKEADEIEIDASFFGYRIITFGEESISSETVSI, encoded by the coding sequence ATGAATCATAAAATAGCCTTCATATGCGACCTCCACTTGGATGAGAAGAATCCTGAAATCTATGGTGTCGATCCTAAAAAAAACTGGAAACAGATACTTGATGACATCAAGCAACGAAATATTAATGACATCATCTTCGGAGGAGACATAGGTGCTTCAACAGCATACGCCTGGTTTTTCAAAAGCCTCGAGCCCTTTAATTATGAGATCATCATGGGGAATCATGACACATATCAAGACGCAAGTAATTATTACCGGAGAGGCATCGATAAATCAGTATTGTTTTTTAGTAAAAATTTAGCAGGATACAAATTCATTTTTCTCGATACCTCTGCCAAAGTACTAAGTAAAAATCAATTGATCTGGTTGTCTGAGGAACTAAGAACCGATCTCAAAATAGTTATTTTTATTCACCATCCCGTTCTCGGGGTTGACACCCCCATTGACAGTAAACATCCTCTCCAAAACAGAAACGAGGTCCTTAAAGTGCTGGCAGCTTCTCAGAAAAATATAGACATTTTTAGTGGCCATTACCATATGAACGATGAAAGGATATATGGTAAAGTCAGACAGGTGATAACATTGAGTTCTGTTTTTCAGGTAATAAAAGAGGCGGATGAAATTGAAATCGATGCGTCATTTTTTGGCTACAGGATCATCACCTTTGGAGAAGAATCAATTTCATCAGAAACTGTTTCCATTTAA
- a CDS encoding SMP-30/gluconolactonase/LRE family protein, producing the protein MMRFFLTSGLILTLFLSSCSEKPKKSEAIKYLDSASIEVLEEELKNVLNPETRFEILSEGHNWTEGPLWLKDEEKLLFSDIPRNTVYSWSENDGVEIYLKPSGFTGENYKGSEPGANGLLLDSDGNLVLCQHGNRQVARMNSPLDQPKPEFISLADNFENKRLNSPNDAAYHSNGQLFFTDPPYGLAGRIEDPAKELDFQGVYRLEQSGEVVLLDDQMSRPNGIGLSSDESILYVANSDPDNPIWNAYHLDSVGRVKSKELFFDASVLLSERKGLPDGLKVHPRGYLFATGPGGVLLFNKEGKHLGSLLTGQHTSNVAFNSDHTILFMTADSYVLRLKLN; encoded by the coding sequence ATGATGAGATTTTTTTTAACCTCGGGCCTTATCCTAACCTTATTTTTGAGCTCCTGTTCAGAAAAACCCAAAAAGAGTGAAGCAATAAAGTATCTTGATTCCGCTTCCATTGAAGTTCTTGAGGAAGAATTAAAAAATGTTTTGAACCCTGAGACCCGGTTTGAAATCCTTTCAGAAGGCCATAATTGGACTGAAGGGCCCTTATGGCTCAAAGATGAGGAAAAACTTCTATTTTCGGATATTCCGAGAAATACTGTCTACAGCTGGTCTGAAAATGACGGGGTTGAAATTTATTTAAAACCTTCTGGGTTTACTGGTGAGAATTATAAAGGATCCGAACCAGGAGCCAACGGTTTACTTCTCGATTCAGACGGGAATTTAGTTCTATGCCAGCATGGAAATCGTCAGGTGGCCAGGATGAACAGCCCTTTGGACCAGCCAAAGCCGGAATTTATCTCGCTGGCAGATAACTTCGAGAATAAAAGATTAAACAGTCCCAATGATGCCGCGTATCATTCAAACGGTCAGTTGTTTTTTACGGACCCTCCTTACGGATTAGCCGGAAGAATAGAAGATCCTGCAAAAGAACTTGATTTTCAGGGGGTTTATCGCCTGGAACAATCAGGTGAAGTGGTCTTACTTGATGATCAAATGAGCAGGCCAAACGGTATAGGGTTATCGTCGGATGAGTCGATCTTGTACGTGGCAAATTCAGATCCGGATAATCCGATCTGGAATGCCTACCATTTGGATTCAGTGGGACGGGTAAAATCGAAAGAATTATTCTTTGATGCCTCTGTGTTGCTTTCAGAACGTAAAGGTTTGCCGGATGGGTTAAAAGTGCATCCCAGAGGATACCTGTTTGCTACGGGCCCGGGAGGAGTCCTGCTCTTTAATAAAGAGGGGAAACACCTGGGATCACTCTTAACGGGCCAGCATACCTCTAATGTGGCCTTTAACTCAGATCATACAATCTTATTTATGACCGCTGACAGCTATGTTCTACGTTTGAAGTTGAATTAG
- a CDS encoding HAD family hydrolase — protein sequence MKKIKVIAFDADDTLWINEPYFREAEEKFSNLLEDFLPHHSVQKELFKTEMDNLDLYGYGVKSFILSMIETIGRITNNNADIKLVNKAVDLGRELLKKPVILLDGVEDVLKKLNGSYRLVMATKGDLLDQERKLIKSGLEKHFHHIEIMSDKKPSDFAKLLKHLDCRPEDFLMIGNSVKSDIMPVLELGGYAIHVPYHTTWAYEKVDIKIDDPKFFEAETIEHIIDFIL from the coding sequence ATGAAAAAAATTAAAGTAATTGCATTTGATGCTGATGACACCCTTTGGATCAATGAGCCCTATTTTAGAGAGGCGGAAGAAAAGTTCAGTAATCTGCTTGAAGATTTTCTGCCACATCACAGTGTGCAAAAAGAATTATTCAAAACTGAAATGGATAATCTTGATTTGTACGGATACGGTGTCAAAAGTTTCATCCTTAGCATGATTGAAACGATTGGTCGCATCACCAATAATAATGCCGATATTAAACTGGTGAATAAGGCGGTTGATTTAGGAAGGGAATTACTTAAAAAACCGGTAATTCTTCTCGACGGAGTTGAAGATGTGTTGAAGAAATTGAACGGTTCTTATCGTCTTGTTATGGCTACAAAAGGGGATTTACTCGACCAGGAGAGGAAATTGATCAAGTCCGGATTGGAAAAACACTTTCATCATATTGAGATCATGAGTGATAAAAAGCCCTCGGATTTCGCCAAGCTTTTGAAACATCTCGATTGCAGGCCAGAAGATTTTCTGATGATCGGAAATTCTGTAAAGTCTGACATAATGCCTGTTCTCGAACTAGGAGGATATGCCATTCATGTGCCCTATCATACAACATGGGCCTATGAAAAAGTAGACATCAAAATTGATGACCCGAAATTTTTTGAAGCTGAAACAATTGAACATATCATTGACTTCATACTCTAA
- a CDS encoding DUF1349 domain-containing protein — protein sequence MIKNNSIFACFTFLSLVFCFHAMAQNNPDELKGNILLSLDKKDHSHLNWMNKPEKFSVTNGQLKIEALKGTDFFNDPESGESTSSAPFLFKELEGDFVAVLKLRPDFSSQWNAGAIFMMIDESNWIKFAFENSDATGKSIVSVVTRDVSDDANGVILNDHDELWLKMIRKGNIYAMHWSLDGTEYKMCRLAAMNGADKVKIGLEAQCPVGKKALHDFLYFGIESKTVKDLRKGE from the coding sequence ATGATAAAAAATAATTCAATCTTTGCTTGCTTCACTTTTCTTTCACTTGTTTTTTGTTTTCATGCTATGGCTCAAAACAATCCTGATGAACTAAAAGGAAATATACTTTTAAGCCTGGATAAAAAAGATCACTCTCATTTGAACTGGATGAATAAACCTGAAAAGTTTTCAGTAACAAATGGTCAACTAAAAATAGAAGCCCTCAAAGGAACTGATTTTTTCAATGACCCGGAAAGTGGAGAATCTACCTCCTCCGCTCCTTTCCTCTTTAAGGAATTGGAGGGAGATTTCGTTGCTGTATTAAAGCTTCGTCCCGATTTTTCATCCCAATGGAATGCCGGAGCTATTTTTATGATGATCGATGAATCCAACTGGATCAAATTTGCCTTTGAAAACTCTGATGCCACCGGGAAAAGTATAGTCAGCGTTGTTACAAGGGATGTGTCTGATGATGCCAATGGGGTTATTTTAAACGATCATGATGAGCTTTGGCTTAAAATGATCAGGAAGGGCAATATATATGCCATGCATTGGTCTCTGGATGGAACTGAATACAAAATGTGTCGTTTAGCGGCAATGAACGGGGCTGATAAGGTTAAAATCGGATTAGAGGCCCAGTGCCCGGTAGGTAAAAAAGCCTTGCACGATTTTCTTTATTTCGGGATTGAGTCGAAAACGGTAAAAGATCTTCGAAAAGGAGAATAG
- a CDS encoding SGNH/GDSL hydrolase family protein, translating into MNKIKILLFVILFLSLHFSISGQGKAIETDGKTYSVLFIGNSLTYTNNLPRLLEKKASQNNIKIKTQMIAYPNYALVDHLSQGDIQSEIIKNKYDFVVVQQGPSSQQEGKKLLLEATEKIAQLCKENGSKLCVFMVWPSLSYYQTFDGVIENYRSASKLNNAILCPVGETWKKHIDENRSYEYYGPDGFHPSKKGSQQAAGIIFYSLFPNS; encoded by the coding sequence ATGAATAAAATCAAAATCCTTTTGTTTGTGATTCTTTTCCTGTCATTGCATTTCTCAATTTCAGGCCAGGGAAAAGCAATTGAAACTGATGGTAAAACCTATTCCGTATTATTTATCGGTAACAGTCTCACCTATACGAACAATCTACCCAGGCTGCTTGAAAAAAAAGCTTCTCAGAATAATATAAAGATCAAAACACAGATGATTGCATATCCAAATTATGCATTGGTCGATCATTTAAGTCAAGGGGATATTCAGTCTGAGATAATAAAGAACAAGTATGATTTTGTTGTCGTTCAACAGGGGCCTTCTTCGCAACAGGAAGGAAAAAAGTTGCTTTTAGAAGCCACAGAGAAGATTGCGCAACTATGCAAAGAGAACGGAAGTAAATTATGCGTTTTTATGGTATGGCCTTCATTGTCCTATTATCAGACATTTGATGGTGTCATTGAAAATTATCGGAGCGCTTCTAAGTTGAATAATGCGATTTTATGCCCTGTTGGTGAAACATGGAAAAAACACATTGATGAAAACAGGAGTTATGAATATTACGGCCCTGACGGTTTTCACCCTTCTAAAAAAGGAAGTCAGCAGGCGGCCGGCATCATTTTTTACAGCTTGTTTCCAAATTCTTAA
- a CDS encoding Gfo/Idh/MocA family protein translates to MKKRDFLKSTAALTMGAFLPSPLWALSNNKRIRTAHIGLGMMGVEDLKAMTAHEAVEVVALCDVDADLLAKASKMQPKASVYADYRLMLNEMADKIDAVVVSTPDHAHAPASMMAMEMNKPVYCQKPLTHHVTEARAMNKLAKEKNLITQMGIQVHSFYDYKLATILIQSGIIGKVERVRAWSNKNWGYDGPEPKGSDPVPDNLDWNLWLGTAPERDYKEGHYHPSNWRKILDYGCGTLGDMGVHIFDTPYNALNLDVPRTIKNKCREPNGFGFPENNVVTYEFPGTKYTTDTLTWIWNDGVNAPEWHKDLELPGGDKLPDQGAMFIGEKGRLLLPHFMQLPRHIVNGEYVDLDLSLVKDKEALGPPTGDYGVESNKHYHQFVDACLGKDECSAPFSYASRLTETILLGVIAGRFPNKTLHWDSEKAQFAEEEANELLDAPYRKF, encoded by the coding sequence ATGAAAAAAAGAGACTTCTTAAAAAGTACAGCGGCACTGACAATGGGAGCTTTCCTTCCTTCTCCATTATGGGCCTTATCCAATAATAAACGTATACGAACTGCTCATATCGGATTAGGAATGATGGGTGTTGAGGACTTAAAGGCGATGACTGCTCACGAAGCCGTTGAGGTAGTTGCCTTGTGCGATGTAGATGCCGATTTACTTGCTAAGGCAAGCAAAATGCAACCCAAAGCATCTGTTTATGCAGATTACAGGCTGATGTTAAACGAAATGGCTGATAAAATAGATGCCGTTGTCGTTTCAACACCCGACCACGCTCATGCCCCGGCTTCAATGATGGCCATGGAAATGAACAAACCTGTTTACTGCCAGAAACCGCTGACACATCATGTAACAGAAGCCAGAGCCATGAACAAATTAGCTAAGGAAAAGAATCTGATAACTCAAATGGGAATTCAGGTTCATTCTTTTTACGATTATAAACTTGCAACAATTTTGATCCAAAGCGGCATAATTGGTAAAGTAGAAAGAGTAAGGGCATGGTCCAATAAAAACTGGGGCTATGACGGACCCGAACCAAAAGGTTCAGACCCCGTGCCCGACAATCTGGACTGGAACCTGTGGCTGGGAACGGCTCCTGAAAGAGATTATAAAGAGGGTCACTATCATCCTTCTAACTGGAGAAAAATTCTTGATTATGGATGTGGTACTTTAGGTGATATGGGTGTACATATCTTTGATACACCATATAATGCCCTGAATCTGGATGTGCCAAGAACGATTAAAAATAAATGCAGGGAACCAAACGGATTTGGGTTTCCGGAGAATAATGTTGTAACCTATGAATTCCCCGGTACCAAATATACCACTGACACCCTCACCTGGATATGGAATGACGGAGTGAATGCTCCTGAGTGGCATAAGGATCTTGAACTTCCGGGCGGAGATAAATTACCTGACCAGGGAGCTATGTTTATTGGAGAAAAAGGAAGACTATTGCTCCCTCACTTCATGCAATTACCCAGACATATTGTCAATGGGGAATATGTTGATCTCGATTTGTCTTTGGTAAAAGATAAAGAGGCTTTAGGACCTCCTACGGGTGATTACGGTGTGGAAAGCAACAAACATTATCATCAGTTTGTGGATGCCTGTCTGGGCAAGGATGAATGTAGTGCTCCGTTCTCTTATGCTTCAAGATTAACTGAAACCATTTTATTAGGGGTAATTGCCGGTCGATTCCCAAATAAAACTTTGCATTGGGATAGCGAAAAAGCACAATTTGCAGAAGAGGAAGCCAATGAGCTTTTGGATGCTCCTTACAGGAAGTTTTAA